One Pygocentrus nattereri isolate fPygNat1 chromosome 23, fPygNat1.pri, whole genome shotgun sequence genomic window carries:
- the LOC108429036 gene encoding cullin-9 isoform X1 yields the protein MPRRATTKKTASIENTAVDGGGRAKRTCQSRVGKSRGKKNNTEETGMGTGKSSSVIVTYPPIQETITLLKCPDCAYPLKPVLDTAGIRMPLLQCLQCPVGQPLCEQCLYPCSNNPDKSTPTCTNSSCQLVSVLLTCAEVTDPSSRVMGCPLFRACPKCHSLMMHEGGCKYVACVNCQHRYCFICLESTKECRKDVGKYWLLTCSKPRAARQRFQT from the exons ATGCCTCGGCGAGCTACCACGAAGAAGACAGCCAGTATTGAGAACACTGCTGTGGACGGCGGCGGCAGAGCAAAGAGGACCTGCCAGAGCAGAGTGGGTAAATCAAGAGGTAAAAAGAACAACACAGAGGAAACAGGAATGGGAACAG GTAAATCATCATCAGTTATTGTGACTTATCCTCCCATCCAGGAAACTATCACGTTACTAAAG TGTCCAGACTGTGCATATCCATTGAAGCCTGTACTGGATACAGCAGGAATTCGCATGCCACTGCTGCAGTGTCTGCAGTGTCCAGTGGGCCAGCCCCTCTGTGAACAATGTCTGTACCCATGCTCGAACAACCCAGACAAGAGCACCCCCACCTGCACCAACAGCTCCTGCCAGCTTGTCTCGGTGTTGCTCACCTGCGCTGAGGTCACAGACCCCTCGAGCAGAGTAATGGGCTGCCCGCTGTTCCGTGCCTGCCCCAAGTGTCACAGTCTGATGATGCACGAGGGGGGGTGCAAGTATGTTGCTTGTGTGAACTGCCAGCACAGATACTGTTTTATCTGCCTAGAGAGCACAAAGGAGTGTAGAAAGGATGTAGGCAAGTACTGGTTACTGACCTGCTCCAAACCAAGAGCAGCCAGGCAGAGATTCCAAACATGA
- the si:ch211-284e13.6 gene encoding uncharacterized protein si:ch211-284e13.6: MDDRGRLPPGGGGEPKLPTSAIQLKPDHEVRQVRREPGDPVTSTHVRKEDISDVPRKVPRFKYVDFPSLHQCIKQLSVPPLEGWLASCPLGRVPSCQPSSPKEKVPKFKYVDYPSLYHCIQQLSVPPLEIWSSGLTRPGSGESERGMAGQNTSQMPGHSSENHQEERGTGTKQQVSKGPGSRVAYPELAALQHPRHILPDLSSESGKNHHTDPDDLSQKPSGSRLEVDRVATRNERDVRPSVISMVRTQRQKRHLEPEGWSKREKCPDSVEHIEQKTVPESVCPFCQQMFTDPEELWTHQRSHKDKRPH; the protein is encoded by the exons ATGGATGACAGAGGGCGCCTCCCTCCAGGTGGGGGTGGTGAGCCCAAACTCCCAACCTCGGCTATCCAACTGAAACCTGACCACGAGGTCAGGCAGGTACGGAGGGAACCAGGTGACCCGGTGACGTCCACGCATGTCCGTAAGGAAGATATCTCGGATGTGCCGCGCAAGGTGCCTCGCTTCAAATATGTGGACTTCCCCTCGCTGCACCAGTGCATCAAGCAACTATCTGTGCCACCCCTGGAGGGCTGGCTGGCCTCATGCCCTCTGGGAAGAGTACCATCCTGCCAGCCCAGCAGCCCCAAGGAAAAGGTGCCCAAGTTTAAGTATGTTGACTACCCTTCACTCTACCATTGCATTCAGCAGCTGTCCGTACCTCCATTGGAGATCTGGAGCTCGGGCTTGACAAGGCCTGGCTCTGGAGAGTCGGAGAGGGGCATGGCAGGGCAGAACACCTCTCAGATGCCTGGACACAGCAGTGAGAACCATCAAGAGGAGAGGGGGACTGGAACAAAGCAGCAGGTGTCCAAGGGTCCCGGTTCCAGAGTAGCATACCCAGAACTAGCAGCCTTGcagcacccaagacacattttgccAGACCTATCTTCAGAGTCAGGAAAGAACCATCATACAGATCCAGATGACCTGTCCCAGAAACCCTCTGGTTCCAGATTAGAAGTGGACAGAGTGGCAACAAGGAACGAGAGGGATGTCAGGCCATCGGTTATTAGTATGGTGCGCACACAACGCCAGAAACGTCACCTAGAACCAGAGGGATGGTCAAAGCGGGAAAAATGTCCGGATTCTGTAGAACACATAGAGCAGAAAACAGTTCCAGAGTCAGTGTGTCCTTTCTGCCAGCAGATGTTCACAGATCCTGAGGAGCTCTGGACTCACCAGCGCAGCCACAAAGACAAG AGACCACACTGA
- the si:ch211-284e13.5 gene encoding zinc finger and SCAN domain-containing protein 21 isoform X2 — protein sequence MSGDQASPGGSGGSALVAELSLSFREELTASIQSALGVAVEIAVVEVSKLVGHALRDVRDQMHETLRDNKVLESRLRAAETELRAVRERLAEAQRQAQVMIAVDASLSAGSRLQPVHDQASAPADVDLSPERMAECLADVKRKYEVGASREANGYEGSSFCEIREDGRVCTQDLKPDLLTKEESSAHLESSAHQEAKSTKDDHRSMQENSHFEQTCVRLASDPAASALMEETAMLDAGTAVSEVPVKVEKTEQCNGPDSAEQESFGSDCLSLAQSRLLDDWRPEQLQLQANSFTSSVSNTLADPSIFPGEIPDLDFLTSAAPSQSDPFPAPPHSHRDASSLSSQAPHQLYPAHGSAPSHVCKVCGQSFSRQEDLRRHRGLMHPKQTGHHHRGPKRSLFPPGRSPYHCSQCGRDFNRMEHLKIHQRIHTGERPYVCTVCSARFRHSWALKRHFRIHTGEMPYQCGQCGKTFRNCGGLKFHQRSHARGQM from the exons ATGTCCGGCGACCAAGCCTCGCCCGGCGGCAGCGGCGGCTCCGCTCTGGTGGCCGAGCTCTCGCTGTCGTTCCGGGAGGAGCTGACGGCGAGCATTCAGAGCGCGCTCGGCGTGGCCGTGGAAATCGCGGTGGTCGAGGTGTCCAAACTGGTCGGCCACGCGCTGAGGGACGTGCGCGACCAGATGCACGAGACCCTCCGGGACAATAAGGTGCTCGAGTCCCGTCTGCGCGCCGCCGAGACCGAGCTGCGCGCCGTGCGCGAGCGCCTGGCGGAGGCGCAGCGTCAAGCCCAGGTGATGATCGCCGTCGATGCGAGTCTCTCCGCCGGTAGTCGGCTTCAGCCGGTTCACGACCAGGCAAGTGCGCCTGCCGACGTGGATCTGAGTCCCGAGCGGATGGCCGAGTGCTTGGCAGACGTTAAACGAAAATATGAAGTGGGTGCGTCCCGTGAAGCGAACGGATATGAGGGGAGCTCTTTCTGCGAGATCCGAGAGGACGGACGCGTCTGCACGCAGGACCTGAAGCCAGATTTACTGACCAAGGAGGAGTCCAGCGCACATCTGGAGTCCAGCGCACACCAGGAGGCTAAAA GCACAAAAGATGACCATCGCAGCATGCAAGAAAACTCCCATTTTGAGCAGACATGTGTGAGACTAGCCAGTGATCCTGCAGCATCAGCTCTGATGGAGGAGACTGCGATGCTCGACGCTGGCACTGCAGTGTCTGAGGTCCCGGTGAAGGTGGAGAAGACTGAGCAGTGCAATGGCCCCGACTCTGCTGAGCAAGAGAGCTTTGGCTCAGACTGCCTCTCACTGGCCCAGTCAAGATTACTTGACGACTGGAGGCCTGAGCAGCTGCAGCTTCAGGCGAACTCATTCACTTCCTCTGTCAGCAACACTCTGG CTGATCCCTCCATCTTCCCAGGAGAGATCCCAGATCTAGACTTCCTCACTTCTGCTGCTCCCAGCCAGTCAGACCCGTTCCCCGCCCCACCACATTCGCACAGAGACGCCTCTTCCCTCTCCAGTCAGGCTCCTCATCAGCTCTACCCTGCTCACGGCTCAGCCCCCTCGCATGTCTGTAAGGTCTGCGGTCAGTCTTTCAGTCGGCAGGAGGATCTGCGCCGGCACCGCGGCCTCATGCACCCGAAACAGACCGGCCATCACCACAGGGGGCCCAAGCGCAGCCTGTTCCCCCCGGGACGGAGCCCCTACCACTGCTCACAGTGCGGCAGAGACTTCAACCGCATGGAGCACCTGAAGATTCACCAGAGGATCCACACTGGCGAGCGGCCATATGTGTGCACCGTCTGCAGCGCCCGCTTCCGCCACTCATGGGCACTAAAGCGTCACTTCCGCATCCACACAGGGGAGATGCCGTACCAGTGTGGGCAGTGCGGGAAAACCTTCCGCAACTGTGGGGGGCTGAAGTTTCATCAGAGGTCACATGCCAGGGGACAGATGTGA
- the LOC108429036 gene encoding cullin-9 isoform X2 has translation MPRRATTKKTASIENTAVDGGGRAKRTCQSRVGKSRGKSSSVIVTYPPIQETITLLKCPDCAYPLKPVLDTAGIRMPLLQCLQCPVGQPLCEQCLYPCSNNPDKSTPTCTNSSCQLVSVLLTCAEVTDPSSRVMGCPLFRACPKCHSLMMHEGGCKYVACVNCQHRYCFICLESTKECRKDVGKYWLLTCSKPRAARQRFQT, from the exons ATGCCTCGGCGAGCTACCACGAAGAAGACAGCCAGTATTGAGAACACTGCTGTGGACGGCGGCGGCAGAGCAAAGAGGACCTGCCAGAGCAGAGTGGGTAAATCAAGAG GTAAATCATCATCAGTTATTGTGACTTATCCTCCCATCCAGGAAACTATCACGTTACTAAAG TGTCCAGACTGTGCATATCCATTGAAGCCTGTACTGGATACAGCAGGAATTCGCATGCCACTGCTGCAGTGTCTGCAGTGTCCAGTGGGCCAGCCCCTCTGTGAACAATGTCTGTACCCATGCTCGAACAACCCAGACAAGAGCACCCCCACCTGCACCAACAGCTCCTGCCAGCTTGTCTCGGTGTTGCTCACCTGCGCTGAGGTCACAGACCCCTCGAGCAGAGTAATGGGCTGCCCGCTGTTCCGTGCCTGCCCCAAGTGTCACAGTCTGATGATGCACGAGGGGGGGTGCAAGTATGTTGCTTGTGTGAACTGCCAGCACAGATACTGTTTTATCTGCCTAGAGAGCACAAAGGAGTGTAGAAAGGATGTAGGCAAGTACTGGTTACTGACCTGCTCCAAACCAAGAGCAGCCAGGCAGAGATTCCAAACATGA
- the si:ch211-284e13.5 gene encoding zinc finger and SCAN domain-containing protein 21 isoform X1: MSGDQASPGGSGGSALVAELSLSFREELTASIQSALGVAVEIAVVEVSKLVGHALRDVRDQMHETLRDNKVLESRLRAAETELRAVRERLAEAQRQAQVMIAVDASLSAGSRLQPVHDQASAPADVDLSPERMAECLADVKRKYEVGASREANGYEGSSFCEIREDGRVCTQDLKPDLLTKEESSAHLESSAHQEAKSELAGTKDDHRSMQENSHFEQTCVRLASDPAASALMEETAMLDAGTAVSEVPVKVEKTEQCNGPDSAEQESFGSDCLSLAQSRLLDDWRPEQLQLQANSFTSSVSNTLADPSIFPGEIPDLDFLTSAAPSQSDPFPAPPHSHRDASSLSSQAPHQLYPAHGSAPSHVCKVCGQSFSRQEDLRRHRGLMHPKQTGHHHRGPKRSLFPPGRSPYHCSQCGRDFNRMEHLKIHQRIHTGERPYVCTVCSARFRHSWALKRHFRIHTGEMPYQCGQCGKTFRNCGGLKFHQRSHARGQM, from the exons ATGTCCGGCGACCAAGCCTCGCCCGGCGGCAGCGGCGGCTCCGCTCTGGTGGCCGAGCTCTCGCTGTCGTTCCGGGAGGAGCTGACGGCGAGCATTCAGAGCGCGCTCGGCGTGGCCGTGGAAATCGCGGTGGTCGAGGTGTCCAAACTGGTCGGCCACGCGCTGAGGGACGTGCGCGACCAGATGCACGAGACCCTCCGGGACAATAAGGTGCTCGAGTCCCGTCTGCGCGCCGCCGAGACCGAGCTGCGCGCCGTGCGCGAGCGCCTGGCGGAGGCGCAGCGTCAAGCCCAGGTGATGATCGCCGTCGATGCGAGTCTCTCCGCCGGTAGTCGGCTTCAGCCGGTTCACGACCAGGCAAGTGCGCCTGCCGACGTGGATCTGAGTCCCGAGCGGATGGCCGAGTGCTTGGCAGACGTTAAACGAAAATATGAAGTGGGTGCGTCCCGTGAAGCGAACGGATATGAGGGGAGCTCTTTCTGCGAGATCCGAGAGGACGGACGCGTCTGCACGCAGGACCTGAAGCCAGATTTACTGACCAAGGAGGAGTCCAGCGCACATCTGGAGTCCAGCGCACACCAGGAGGCTAAAAGTGAGTTGGCAG GCACAAAAGATGACCATCGCAGCATGCAAGAAAACTCCCATTTTGAGCAGACATGTGTGAGACTAGCCAGTGATCCTGCAGCATCAGCTCTGATGGAGGAGACTGCGATGCTCGACGCTGGCACTGCAGTGTCTGAGGTCCCGGTGAAGGTGGAGAAGACTGAGCAGTGCAATGGCCCCGACTCTGCTGAGCAAGAGAGCTTTGGCTCAGACTGCCTCTCACTGGCCCAGTCAAGATTACTTGACGACTGGAGGCCTGAGCAGCTGCAGCTTCAGGCGAACTCATTCACTTCCTCTGTCAGCAACACTCTGG CTGATCCCTCCATCTTCCCAGGAGAGATCCCAGATCTAGACTTCCTCACTTCTGCTGCTCCCAGCCAGTCAGACCCGTTCCCCGCCCCACCACATTCGCACAGAGACGCCTCTTCCCTCTCCAGTCAGGCTCCTCATCAGCTCTACCCTGCTCACGGCTCAGCCCCCTCGCATGTCTGTAAGGTCTGCGGTCAGTCTTTCAGTCGGCAGGAGGATCTGCGCCGGCACCGCGGCCTCATGCACCCGAAACAGACCGGCCATCACCACAGGGGGCCCAAGCGCAGCCTGTTCCCCCCGGGACGGAGCCCCTACCACTGCTCACAGTGCGGCAGAGACTTCAACCGCATGGAGCACCTGAAGATTCACCAGAGGATCCACACTGGCGAGCGGCCATATGTGTGCACCGTCTGCAGCGCCCGCTTCCGCCACTCATGGGCACTAAAGCGTCACTTCCGCATCCACACAGGGGAGATGCCGTACCAGTGTGGGCAGTGCGGGAAAACCTTCCGCAACTGTGGGGGGCTGAAGTTTCATCAGAGGTCACATGCCAGGGGACAGATGTGA